A section of the Petrimonas sulfuriphila genome encodes:
- a CDS encoding DUF1016 family protein yields the protein MKTSEENIINSDIGELYNSVFQLISETRKRVAAFVNAEATLLNFKVGKHIQTFILQGNRATYGQQIIIRLSENLTQAIGSGWSDKHLRHCLRVAENFTEEQIVSAAQRQLSWTHLKTLAYEKDPLKRNFYLEMAILENWNTRALADQMDKMLYERTAISTKPETQIAKVLNDLKEDHTLNPELVFKSSYILDFLGLQGMYSEKDVENALIANLQQFIMELGSGFAFLERQKRISVDAIDYHLDLLFYHRKLKRLVAIDLKLGKFKPEHKAQMELYLRWLQKNEMLRGEETPIGLLLCSEGNTEHIELLMLDNNQIKVAQYLTELPDKQWFADKLHKALEIAKMNQIEEK from the coding sequence ATGAAAACATCAGAAGAAAACATAATCAATTCAGACATAGGGGAGTTGTATAACTCAGTTTTTCAACTTATTTCAGAGACAAGAAAACGAGTCGCCGCATTTGTAAATGCCGAAGCCACGTTGTTGAATTTCAAAGTTGGTAAGCACATACAAACTTTCATCCTCCAGGGAAATAGGGCCACATATGGCCAACAAATCATTATCAGGCTATCTGAAAACCTTACCCAAGCCATTGGCTCCGGATGGTCTGACAAGCATCTTCGGCATTGTCTCCGCGTTGCAGAGAATTTTACAGAGGAGCAGATTGTCTCCGCAGCGCAGAGACAATTAAGTTGGACACACCTCAAAACATTAGCTTATGAGAAAGATCCGCTTAAACGGAATTTTTATCTTGAAATGGCCATCTTAGAAAACTGGAACACCAGAGCACTGGCAGATCAAATGGATAAGATGCTATACGAACGTACTGCCATTTCAACAAAGCCTGAAACACAAATAGCAAAGGTGCTAAACGATTTGAAAGAAGATCACACCTTAAACCCCGAACTGGTATTTAAAAGCAGCTATATACTTGATTTTCTGGGTTTGCAAGGAATGTATTCAGAGAAAGACGTGGAAAACGCCTTGATTGCGAACCTACAACAATTCATTATGGAACTGGGGAGCGGTTTTGCATTCTTGGAACGACAAAAACGGATATCGGTTGATGCTATTGATTACCATTTGGACTTGCTTTTTTACCATCGCAAGCTAAAAAGACTGGTGGCAATTGATCTTAAACTAGGAAAGTTTAAACCCGAACACAAAGCCCAAATGGAGTTATACTTGCGCTGGCTGCAAAAAAACGAAATGTTACGGGGTGAGGAAACACCTATCGGGCTCTTGCTATGCAGCGAAGGCAATACCGAACATATTGAACTATTGATGCTCGATAATAACCAGATAAAAGTAGCTCAATACCTTACTGAGCTACCTGATAAACAATGGTTTGCCGACAAACTACATAAGGCACTGGAAATTGCTAAAATGAACCAAATTGAGGAAAAATGA
- a CDS encoding type I restriction-modification system subunit M, with translation MNKQQLAAKIWQSANQMRSKIDANEYKDYILGFIFYKYLSDREIIFAKKVDYSDEDIKSLSEEDIEAVEYFKKNIGYFISYKDLFSTWIKMGKDFDVSNVRDALSAFSRLISPAHKKLFDGVFDTLQTGLSKLGESAASQTKAISDLIHLIKGIPMDAKQDYDMLGFIYEYLIGMFAANAGKKAGEFYTPHEVSLLMSEIIADHLKDKKEIQIYDPTSGSGSLLINIGKSVAKHVDDENNIKYYAQELKQNTYNLTRMNLVMRGLLPHNIVTRNGDTLEDDWPYFEESDPIGSYNPLYVDAVVSNPPYSQKWDSDNKDADPRYASYGLAPKGKADYAFLLHDLYHVKPEGIMTIVLPHGVLFRGGEEGVIRKNLIERNNIDAIIGLPSNIFFGTGIPTIIMVLRQKRERTDVLIVDASKGFIKEGKNNKLRACDIRKIADTVIKRKPQPKFARLVTRDEIRENDYNLNIPRYVDSSETTESWDIYATMFGGIPVKEIDELNKYWDALPGLKETIFSNISTDYAELKADELKHTITNHLSVKTFVDSFHQSFAGFDDFLKNELLANTESVKVNSEETVLSEAIFSRLESIPLIDKYDAYQILDDRWNVISVDLEIIQTEGFSANKAVDPNMVIKKVKGKDQEVQEGWVGRIMPFELVQETYLKNELKQIKEKEQRLLEITSGIEELFDSFSEEEKEGDTVNEAKDSFVNAAVGKEAKLLKVEEKKNGVFEEDTYEAKILKVDKLIDEQKKLNSQVKAETAKLHGKTKKTIEELTDEQVYELLELKWITPLINSLNNLPGSVLLQLVDKVQALAEKYATTFADVMNEIDKTKSSLALQIDELTGNEFDMKGLSEFKVLLNAE, from the coding sequence ATGAATAAACAACAATTGGCAGCCAAGATATGGCAGTCTGCTAATCAAATGCGTTCTAAGATTGACGCCAATGAATACAAAGACTATATCCTAGGTTTCATTTTTTATAAATACCTCTCCGACAGGGAAATTATTTTCGCAAAAAAAGTTGATTATTCTGATGAGGACATCAAGTCACTTTCGGAGGAGGATATCGAAGCTGTTGAGTACTTTAAAAAAAATATTGGTTATTTCATCTCTTATAAGGATCTCTTTTCCACTTGGATTAAAATGGGAAAAGACTTTGATGTATCGAATGTAAGGGATGCGTTGTCTGCATTTAGTCGTCTGATAAGTCCGGCACACAAGAAACTATTCGATGGCGTTTTCGACACTTTGCAAACCGGACTGAGCAAACTGGGTGAGAGTGCTGCCTCCCAGACAAAAGCAATCAGTGATCTCATTCATTTGATCAAAGGAATACCCATGGATGCCAAGCAGGATTATGATATGCTTGGATTCATTTATGAGTATCTGATAGGTATGTTTGCTGCAAATGCAGGAAAGAAAGCCGGTGAATTTTATACTCCTCACGAGGTTTCCCTGTTGATGTCAGAGATTATCGCTGATCATCTGAAAGACAAAAAGGAGATTCAAATATACGACCCTACAAGTGGATCCGGCTCACTGCTTATTAACATTGGAAAGAGTGTTGCCAAACATGTTGACGATGAAAACAACATCAAATATTATGCACAGGAGTTAAAGCAGAACACCTATAACCTCACTCGCATGAATCTGGTTATGCGTGGCCTTTTACCGCACAATATCGTTACCCGCAATGGTGATACGTTGGAAGATGATTGGCCCTATTTCGAAGAGAGTGATCCCATCGGTTCTTACAATCCCCTCTATGTGGATGCAGTTGTATCCAATCCGCCCTACTCGCAAAAATGGGATTCAGATAATAAAGATGCGGATCCGCGTTATGCGAGTTATGGACTTGCTCCAAAAGGAAAAGCCGACTATGCATTTCTCCTACACGATCTGTATCACGTGAAGCCTGAAGGAATAATGACAATTGTTCTTCCTCATGGTGTACTGTTCCGTGGTGGTGAAGAGGGAGTCATTCGGAAAAATCTGATCGAGCGAAACAATATTGATGCGATTATTGGACTTCCGTCAAATATCTTTTTTGGCACAGGCATTCCAACCATCATAATGGTTTTAAGACAGAAAAGAGAGAGAACGGATGTTTTAATAGTTGATGCTTCAAAAGGTTTCATCAAGGAAGGTAAAAACAATAAGCTTCGTGCATGCGATATCAGGAAAATAGCAGATACCGTGATCAAAAGAAAGCCTCAACCTAAATTTGCAAGATTAGTTACTCGGGATGAGATACGGGAAAATGATTATAATCTGAATATACCACGATATGTCGATTCCTCAGAAACGACAGAAAGCTGGGATATTTATGCAACCATGTTTGGTGGTATCCCGGTAAAAGAGATTGATGAGCTCAACAAATATTGGGATGCTCTGCCCGGTTTAAAAGAAACAATATTCTCGAATATTTCTACCGATTATGCAGAACTTAAAGCCGATGAATTGAAACATACAATCACAAACCATCTATCAGTAAAAACGTTCGTGGATAGTTTTCATCAATCATTTGCCGGTTTTGATGATTTCTTAAAAAATGAACTTTTGGCCAATACTGAATCTGTTAAAGTTAACAGTGAAGAGACCGTATTGAGTGAGGCAATATTCAGTCGTTTAGAATCTATTCCGCTTATAGATAAATATGATGCTTACCAGATTCTCGATGACCGATGGAATGTAATTTCAGTGGATCTGGAGATTATCCAAACCGAAGGTTTTTCGGCTAATAAGGCAGTCGACCCCAATATGGTCATTAAGAAGGTAAAAGGTAAAGACCAGGAAGTCCAGGAAGGTTGGGTTGGCCGGATTATGCCCTTTGAACTTGTACAGGAAACATATCTGAAAAATGAACTAAAGCAGATAAAAGAGAAAGAGCAGCGACTCCTTGAAATAACTTCCGGTATAGAGGAACTGTTTGACTCATTTTCCGAAGAGGAAAAAGAAGGAGATACTGTGAATGAAGCAAAAGATAGTTTTGTCAATGCAGCAGTTGGAAAAGAAGCTAAACTGCTAAAAGTTGAAGAGAAGAAAAATGGAGTTTTCGAAGAGGATACATACGAGGCTAAAATACTGAAAGTTGACAAGCTGATCGATGAACAAAAAAAACTCAACAGTCAGGTGAAAGCCGAAACTGCAAAGCTTCATGGAAAGACAAAAAAAACTATTGAAGAGCTGACTGATGAACAGGTTTATGAACTACTCGAATTAAAATGGATCACTCCTTTGATCAACTCGCTGAATAATTTGCCTGGAAGTGTTCTGCTGCAGCTAGTGGACAAGGTACAAGCATTAGCCGAAAAATACGCTACTACTTTTGCTGATGTCATGAATGAGATAGATAAAACCAAGAGCTCTTTAGCTTTACAAATTGACGAACTTACCGGGAATGAGTTTGATATGAAAGGTTTGAGTGAGTTTAAGGTTTTATTAAATGCAGAGTAA
- a CDS encoding restriction endonuclease subunit S: protein MGEKNNIPQIRFNGFDESWEVKKLGEIGFTYSGLFGKSKIDFGHGEGKYITYMNIFSNPITNVDITAPIEIDINQNEVEFGDVFFTTSSETPEEVGMTSVWLGSGKNTYLNSFCFGYRLTEELDSYFIAYLLRSFNTRKKITYLAQGISRYNISKNKVMQICISRPKISEQYHIGSYFQNLDKLITLQQQKHDKLVTLKKAMLDKMFPTEGADVPEIRFMGFTGDWDEEKLGDIGYTYTGLTGKTKADFGHGNGKYITYMNVFSNPVADNDITEAIEVDNNQNKVQFGDVFFTTSSETPEEVGMSSVWLKNCHNTYLNSFCFGYRPNIKVDNYYFAYLLRSTVIRKRIIFLAQGISRYNISKNKVMEISVPLPNLEEQKQIGSYFQNLDKLISLHQQEIQKLKNIKKACLEKMFV, encoded by the coding sequence ATGGGAGAAAAGAATAATATTCCACAGATTCGGTTTAATGGATTTGATGAATCTTGGGAAGTTAAGAAATTAGGAGAAATAGGGTTTACATATTCTGGATTGTTTGGAAAATCAAAAATTGATTTCGGCCACGGTGAAGGGAAATACATAACTTACATGAATATTTTCTCTAATCCAATTACGAACGTAGATATTACTGCTCCTATTGAGATTGATATCAATCAAAATGAAGTTGAATTTGGTGATGTATTTTTTACCACTTCATCTGAGACACCAGAAGAAGTTGGTATGACCTCAGTTTGGCTTGGTTCTGGTAAAAACACGTATTTAAATAGTTTTTGTTTTGGCTATAGACTTACAGAAGAATTAGATAGTTATTTTATCGCATATTTACTTCGTTCTTTCAATACAAGAAAAAAAATTACTTACCTAGCTCAAGGAATTTCTCGCTATAACATTTCTAAAAATAAAGTAATGCAAATCTGCATTTCGAGGCCAAAAATAAGTGAGCAATACCACATAGGATCTTATTTCCAAAACCTCGATAAGCTAATAACTCTTCAACAACAAAAACACGATAAGCTGGTAACACTTAAGAAAGCGATGCTTGACAAAATGTTCCCCACAGAGGGGGCTGATGTTCCTGAAATTCGTTTTATGGGATTTACAGGAGATTGGGATGAGGAGAAACTTGGTGATATCGGTTATACATATACTGGATTAACTGGGAAAACAAAAGCGGATTTTGGACATGGAAATGGAAAGTATATTACTTATATGAATGTATTCTCAAATCCAGTAGCAGATAATGATATAACAGAAGCAATTGAAGTCGACAACAATCAAAACAAAGTGCAATTTGGAGATGTGTTTTTTACAACTTCTTCAGAAACACCGGAAGAGGTGGGAATGTCTTCAGTGTGGCTTAAGAATTGCCATAATACCTATTTAAATAGCTTCTGTTTTGGATACCGTCCTAATATAAAAGTTGATAATTACTATTTCGCCTATTTATTACGATCAACAGTTATAAGAAAGAGAATTATTTTTTTAGCCCAAGGAATTTCACGGTATAATATTTCAAAAAACAAAGTAATGGAGATAAGTGTGCCATTACCGAATTTAGAGGAACAGAAACAAATCGGCTCTTATTTCCAAAATCTTGATAAACTAATATCACTACACCAGCAAGAGATACAAAAACTCAAAAACATAAAAAAAGCCTGTCTGGAAAAGATGTTTGTATAA
- a CDS encoding HsdR family type I site-specific deoxyribonuclease, translated as MIYTSEAEFERALIQELTKYGWEKEVLKRPSEKDLLDNWANILFENNRDIDKLNDTRLTDGEMDQIIEQIIGLRTPNKLNGFINGKTVSIKRDNPDDALHFGKEVSLKIYDRHEIAAGQSRYQIVQQPQYKGSTNIQHDRRGDLMLLINGMPVIHIELKKSGVSVSQAYYQIEKYMHEGIFQGIFSLIQVFVAMEPQETRYFANPGPDGIFNKDYYFHWADFNNEPLNNWKNIASTLLSIPMAHQLIGFYTVADDSDGILKVMRSYQYYAANAISDKVSQYDWGSKNQLGGYIEHTTGSGKTMTSFKSAQLIANSKDADKVIFLMDRIELGTQSLREYEGFAEENEDVQATENTAILVTKLKSADPANTLIVTSIQKMSRIKVEDDGLNAHDIKLMNSKRIVFIVDEAHRSTFGEMLITVKDTFPSALFFGFTGTPIQIENQKHKNTTTTVFGNELHRYSIADGIRDKNVLGFDPYKVLTYRDRDLRKAVALEISKARDEKEALSDPAKSKIFNRYMRPTTVKMAGYIDQGGRYVKGIEDLLPNTQYLRDEHKMKVVEDIRDNWLTLSQNGKFHALFATHSIPEAIEYYRLMKGLMPALKITALFDPNIDNKAGVIYKEDGLIEIMKDYNLRYDQDFTLASHGKFKKDISARLAHKSPYLRIENNPEKQLDLLIVVDQMLTGFDSKWVNTLYLDKVLKYENIIQAFSRTNRLFGPDKPFGTIRYYRKPHTMERYIEKAVKLYSGDRPLGLFVQKLESNLNKMISIYEEIDELFINTDIPDFEKLPDNLSERGKFAKLFKEFNEYLEAAKIQGFKWNRSQYIFGKGKNQTAVFIPFGEDQYLVLALRYKELSTGGGGGSTTGGDIPFEIVGHLTEIDTGVIDTNYMNSRFTKYLKTLKQEGADSEQFLNALEELHKSFAYLTYEEQKYANIFLNDVYRGDVIVNPKNTLRDYITQYQTNAKNTEIHKFALLFGLDEDKLRYMMNSKITEANINEYGRFDDLKETIDKEKVKQYFENIEGKKIPQFRVNIKAQNLLREFIISGGFEID; from the coding sequence ATGATCTATACATCAGAAGCAGAATTCGAAAGAGCCTTAATTCAAGAGCTAACTAAATATGGATGGGAGAAAGAGGTTCTAAAGAGACCATCTGAAAAAGATTTGCTTGACAACTGGGCGAACATTCTGTTTGAAAACAATAGGGATATCGACAAGTTGAATGATACCCGCTTGACTGATGGTGAAATGGATCAGATTATTGAGCAGATCATCGGGTTAAGAACACCGAATAAACTCAACGGTTTTATTAATGGCAAAACAGTTTCTATCAAGCGAGATAATCCTGACGATGCTTTACATTTCGGGAAGGAAGTTAGCCTGAAAATTTATGACCGACACGAAATTGCAGCCGGACAAAGTAGATACCAGATTGTTCAGCAACCACAATATAAAGGATCGACAAATATTCAACACGACCGTCGGGGTGACCTTATGCTCTTGATTAACGGTATGCCTGTTATTCATATAGAGTTGAAGAAAAGTGGTGTATCGGTTAGTCAGGCTTATTATCAGATAGAAAAATATATGCACGAAGGTATATTTCAGGGCATATTTTCGTTAATACAGGTGTTTGTGGCAATGGAGCCCCAGGAAACAAGATACTTCGCAAATCCCGGACCGGATGGAATATTCAATAAGGATTACTATTTCCATTGGGCCGACTTTAATAACGAACCGTTAAACAATTGGAAAAATATTGCATCAACTCTTCTATCTATACCCATGGCTCATCAATTAATCGGTTTTTATACCGTGGCGGATGATTCCGATGGCATTTTAAAAGTGATGCGCAGTTATCAGTATTATGCTGCCAATGCTATTTCTGACAAAGTTTCACAATACGATTGGGGATCCAAAAATCAGCTTGGAGGGTATATTGAGCATACTACCGGCTCAGGAAAAACAATGACCAGTTTCAAATCGGCACAACTGATTGCCAATTCTAAGGATGCGGATAAGGTAATTTTCCTGATGGACAGGATCGAGCTGGGTACACAGTCATTGCGGGAGTATGAAGGTTTTGCCGAGGAGAATGAAGATGTCCAGGCAACTGAGAATACTGCTATTTTGGTAACGAAGCTTAAAAGCGCTGATCCCGCAAATACGCTTATTGTTACATCCATTCAAAAGATGAGCAGAATCAAAGTTGAAGATGATGGACTTAATGCTCATGATATTAAACTGATGAATTCTAAAAGGATTGTTTTTATTGTGGATGAAGCACATCGTTCTACTTTTGGCGAAATGCTCATCACCGTTAAAGATACCTTTCCATCTGCGCTTTTTTTTGGATTTACGGGCACTCCTATCCAAATTGAAAACCAAAAACACAAGAACACTACCACAACAGTATTTGGAAATGAGTTGCACAGGTATAGCATTGCTGATGGTATACGTGATAAAAATGTGTTGGGGTTCGATCCTTATAAGGTTTTAACCTATAGGGACAGGGATTTGAGGAAAGCGGTTGCTTTAGAGATATCGAAAGCAAGGGATGAAAAGGAGGCGCTTTCTGATCCCGCTAAGAGTAAAATATTCAACCGATATATGCGTCCAACTACAGTGAAGATGGCTGGGTACATCGATCAGGGGGGGAGATACGTGAAGGGGATAGAAGATTTACTCCCTAATACCCAGTATCTACGTGACGAACATAAAATGAAAGTTGTGGAGGATATCAGGGATAACTGGTTAACACTGAGTCAAAACGGGAAGTTCCACGCACTTTTTGCAACCCATAGTATTCCTGAAGCAATAGAGTATTACAGATTGATGAAAGGGCTTATGCCTGCACTGAAAATAACTGCTTTGTTTGATCCAAATATTGATAATAAGGCTGGTGTAATCTACAAAGAGGATGGGTTGATTGAGATCATGAAGGACTATAACCTCAGATATGATCAGGATTTTACGTTAGCGAGTCATGGAAAATTTAAAAAGGATATCTCTGCGAGATTGGCCCATAAGAGTCCTTATTTGAGAATAGAAAACAATCCTGAAAAGCAACTGGATTTACTGATTGTGGTAGATCAGATGCTTACCGGTTTTGACTCTAAATGGGTGAATACGCTATACCTGGATAAAGTGCTCAAGTATGAGAATATCATTCAGGCTTTTTCTCGTACAAATCGTTTGTTCGGTCCTGATAAACCCTTTGGAACAATAAGGTATTATAGGAAGCCGCATACCATGGAGCGGTATATCGAGAAGGCGGTCAAGTTGTATTCCGGTGATAGACCACTTGGTTTATTCGTACAGAAGCTGGAAAGCAATTTAAATAAGATGATCTCGATTTATGAAGAGATTGATGAGTTGTTTATAAATACAGATATTCCGGACTTTGAAAAACTGCCCGATAATCTCTCCGAGCGTGGCAAATTCGCTAAGTTGTTTAAAGAGTTTAATGAGTATTTAGAAGCAGCAAAAATTCAAGGTTTTAAATGGAATAGGTCCCAGTACATATTTGGAAAAGGAAAAAATCAAACAGCCGTTTTTATACCTTTTGGTGAGGATCAATATTTGGTGTTAGCTCTTCGTTATAAAGAGTTGTCAACCGGCGGCGGTGGTGGTAGTACTACCGGTGGTGATATTCCATTTGAAATTGTAGGCCATTTAACCGAGATTGATACAGGTGTGATCGATACAAACTACATGAACTCGCGGTTTACAAAATATTTAAAAACCCTGAAACAGGAAGGTGCCGACAGTGAGCAATTTCTAAATGCGCTGGAAGAACTGCATAAATCATTTGCCTATCTTACATATGAAGAACAAAAATATGCCAATATTTTTCTCAACGATGTGTATAGAGGTGATGTAATCGTGAATCCGAAAAACACATTGAGAGATTACATCACACAATACCAGACCAATGCGAAAAATACTGAAATTCACAAATTTGCGTTACTGTTCGGACTAGATGAAGATAAGCTCCGCTACATGATGAATTCTAAGATTACTGAGGCCAACATCAATGAGTATGGCCGTTTTGATGATCTTAAAGAGACGATTGATAAAGAAAAAGTAAAGCAATATTTTGAAAATATTGAAGGAAAAAAAATCCCTCAATTTAGAGTAAATATCAAGGCTCAAAACTTACTTAGAGAATTTATCATCAGCGGTGGGTTTGAGATAGATTAA
- a CDS encoding transposase — MDSTPIKVYHNKRIHSNKVFKGLAQRGKSTMGWFFGFKLHLVCNEKGELLNSSLTKGNVNDRNPHVII, encoded by the coding sequence GTGGATAGTACTCCCATCAAAGTATACCATAACAAGCGTATACATTCAAACAAAGTATTCAAAGGTCTGGCCCAAAGAGGGAAAAGTACAATGGGTTGGTTTTTTGGGTTCAAACTCCATTTAGTCTGTAACGAAAAGGGTGAATTACTGAATTCCTCTCTCACAAAAGGCAATGTTAACGATAGAAACCCTCATGTAATTATTTAA
- a CDS encoding MFS transporter — translation MERKQNIITHLSIKDKNKFLSNQAVRWKISLLLCLASGLNALDRNAFAILASTIQAEFSWSDIDYANLTSLFVFSYTLMYALSGKIVDRIGTRKGFGIAVGSWSFVAAMHAVVSTLAQFSIVRFFLGITESANFPAGVKASTEWFPLKERALAIGIFNAGTAIGAAVAVPLVSFIALAFGWRIAFLVTGLLGFVWLFFWLRNYYSPQDHPKITKEEKEYILQDDIPSTDNEGEKKIKLKDLLKRKETWGCFSARILIDPVTYFLLFWIPKYLQDVQGLSLKELGFAAWLPYTAMGLGTILGGYIPKLLIEQRGWSLNKSRKTVMAMASLLIPLLCFVLFSGANPIIAVLLISGIMLSHGLWANITIPSEIYPKQVQATLTGIGGTLGGITGVISQQMIGNTITAHSYLPIFIYIGGAYLFCFFCVQLLVGKLGVIRNINN, via the coding sequence ATGGAGAGAAAGCAGAACATTATAACCCATTTATCAATAAAAGATAAAAATAAGTTTTTGAGTAATCAGGCTGTTAGGTGGAAAATTTCACTTCTGTTGTGTTTGGCGTCCGGTCTGAATGCTTTGGACAGAAATGCTTTTGCCATTTTAGCATCAACAATTCAAGCAGAGTTTAGTTGGTCGGATATTGATTATGCCAATCTTACTTCTTTATTTGTATTTAGCTATACTTTAATGTATGCCCTTAGTGGTAAGATTGTAGACAGGATAGGTACAAGAAAGGGGTTTGGCATAGCTGTGGGAAGCTGGTCTTTTGTTGCTGCGATGCATGCTGTAGTAAGTACTTTGGCCCAATTCTCCATAGTACGCTTCTTCTTGGGAATTACTGAATCAGCAAATTTTCCGGCAGGCGTTAAAGCTTCTACAGAATGGTTCCCTCTAAAAGAAAGGGCTTTGGCAATAGGCATATTTAATGCCGGTACTGCAATTGGTGCTGCCGTAGCTGTTCCTTTGGTTTCTTTCATTGCTTTAGCTTTTGGGTGGAGGATTGCTTTCTTAGTAACAGGTCTCCTAGGTTTTGTTTGGTTATTCTTTTGGCTTAGAAATTATTACAGCCCCCAAGATCATCCTAAAATCACAAAAGAGGAAAAGGAGTATATCCTTCAGGATGACATCCCTAGTACAGACAATGAGGGAGAGAAAAAAATTAAGTTAAAGGATTTGCTTAAAAGGAAAGAAACATGGGGATGCTTTTCTGCCAGAATATTAATTGACCCGGTAACTTATTTTTTGCTTTTTTGGATACCGAAATATCTACAGGATGTACAAGGTTTATCCTTAAAAGAGTTGGGATTCGCTGCTTGGTTACCCTATACAGCAATGGGATTGGGAACAATACTTGGAGGATATATCCCAAAGTTATTGATAGAACAGCGGGGGTGGTCTTTGAACAAATCTAGAAAAACCGTTATGGCCATGGCTTCTTTGCTCATACCACTGTTGTGTTTCGTTTTGTTTTCGGGGGCTAATCCCATAATCGCAGTATTACTTATTTCCGGAATTATGTTGTCGCACGGCCTTTGGGCGAACATCACCATACCGTCGGAAATTTACCCTAAACAAGTGCAGGCAACCTTGACCGGTATAGGCGGCACCTTGGGCGGCATTACAGGTGTTATCTCGCAGCAAATGATAGGTAATACAATAACTGCACATTCTTACTTACCCATATTTATTTATATCGGTGGAGCCTATCTCTTTTGCTTTTTTTGTGTGCAATTACTAGTAGGCAAACTGGGAGTCATCAGAAATATTAATAATTAA
- a CDS encoding FAD-dependent oxidoreductase, producing MEYIIEKQRKIPVIATPEVLVAGGGPAGIGAAIAAARSGVKTMLIERYGFPGGNLTTAMVNPFFTFHDEKGNQVIRGIAEEFVDRMKQMGASLGHVADLTFDNASMTPFDAERAKIILIEMLEEAGVEMLFHTWIVDANVVNGVVESVIIENKSGRQAICPQYIVDCTGDADVAAFSGVPFAKGKDEDGSMQPATLYFRVGGVDVAQLRNWMKKNRDLLKDSPCDEQIDKQKAIAFLGMNSLVQQEKETGMLDSEVAPRILMYELPIPGVFSVNTTRIQNIDGTKTADITRAEIALRKQVIEVHTFIRKYIGGFENSYIHDSGIQVGIRETRRIVGDYVLTEQEVLNSASFEDGIACGTFAIDIHPPHGKKQIFTGSGKSVYEIPYRCLIPKDLSNLLVAGRPISATHIAHGSIRVMATCTAMGQAAGVAVAMASRQKCSTREIDIKQLRRELVKQGQYLLNENIDKIVDPDLILDTKNSDGEKAEHYNPFINKR from the coding sequence ATGGAATATATAATAGAAAAACAACGAAAAATTCCGGTAATAGCAACTCCGGAAGTATTAGTTGCAGGAGGTGGTCCTGCAGGGATCGGTGCAGCAATTGCTGCCGCACGGTCGGGGGTAAAGACAATGCTTATCGAAAGATATGGTTTCCCGGGCGGTAATCTGACCACGGCAATGGTAAATCCGTTTTTTACATTCCATGACGAAAAAGGCAACCAAGTAATCCGAGGAATAGCCGAGGAATTTGTAGACCGAATGAAACAGATGGGAGCTTCCTTAGGGCATGTGGCTGACTTGACTTTCGACAATGCGTCCATGACTCCTTTCGATGCAGAAAGAGCAAAAATAATTCTTATCGAGATGTTGGAAGAGGCAGGTGTAGAAATGCTTTTTCATACATGGATTGTTGATGCGAATGTAGTCAACGGTGTTGTAGAATCGGTTATCATTGAGAATAAATCTGGGCGACAAGCTATTTGCCCCCAATATATTGTTGACTGTACAGGTGATGCCGATGTTGCAGCCTTTTCGGGTGTACCTTTTGCAAAGGGTAAAGACGAAGATGGGTCGATGCAGCCAGCAACACTCTATTTCAGAGTTGGCGGAGTGGACGTGGCACAACTACGCAACTGGATGAAAAAGAACCGAGACTTGCTGAAAGATTCACCATGTGATGAACAAATTGATAAACAAAAGGCTATAGCTTTCTTGGGGATGAACAGTTTAGTTCAACAGGAAAAAGAAACCGGAATGCTAGATTCGGAGGTAGCCCCTCGCATCCTTATGTACGAATTACCCATTCCAGGGGTATTCAGTGTTAATACGACCCGTATACAGAACATTGATGGGACAAAAACTGCGGATATAACCCGAGCCGAAATTGCTTTGCGAAAACAAGTTATAGAAGTACATACATTTATTCGAAAGTATATTGGAGGCTTCGAAAACTCATACATTCATGATAGTGGTATACAAGTCGGGATCCGTGAAACCAGAAGAATAGTCGGTGATTATGTATTAACCGAACAGGAAGTTTTGAATAGCGCCTCGTTTGAAGACGGCATTGCCTGTGGTACTTTTGCCATAGATATCCATCCTCCTCATGGAAAGAAGCAAATCTTCACGGGCTCCGGAAAATCAGTATATGAGATTCCTTACCGTTGCCTGATCCCCAAAGATCTATCGAATCTATTGGTTGCAGGACGGCCTATCTCTGCAACCCATATCGCGCATGGCTCCATTCGTGTAATGGCCACCTGCACGGCGATGGGACAAGCAGCCGGAGTTGCTGTTGCCATGGCATCTCGTCAGAAATGCAGTACACGAGAAATTGACATTAAGCAATTAAGGAGAGAACTGGTAAAACAAGGACAATATCTGCTAAATGAAAATATCGATAAGATTGTTGATCCTGATTTAATATTAGATACTAAAAACAGTGATGGAGAGAAAGCAGAACATTATAACCCATTTATCAATAAAAGATAA